The Streptomyces sp. HUAS CB01 genome has a segment encoding these proteins:
- a CDS encoding malonic semialdehyde reductase: MSTTDREPQALDALDDVGRKVLFTEARTANTFAEVAVADDELAMIWELARWSPSAANGQPLRVLFVRTREGKERLVRHLDEGNRAKTLQAPAVAILAYDVDFHEQMPTVFPARGDMLRAAFAGQIEKRESIAAYNSALQTGVFLLAVRAAGLAAGPMAGFDKAGVDEEFFADTSWRSHLVVNIGHPGDDPWFPRLPRVPVEDAVAYA; encoded by the coding sequence ATGAGCACGACCGACCGCGAACCGCAGGCCCTCGACGCCCTCGACGACGTCGGGCGAAAGGTGCTGTTCACCGAGGCCCGCACCGCGAACACCTTTGCCGAGGTGGCCGTCGCCGACGACGAACTCGCCATGATCTGGGAACTCGCCCGCTGGTCACCGAGCGCCGCCAACGGCCAGCCTCTGCGCGTGCTCTTCGTGCGCACCCGCGAGGGCAAGGAGCGGCTGGTCCGGCATCTCGACGAGGGCAACAGGGCCAAGACGCTTCAAGCGCCGGCCGTGGCGATCCTGGCGTACGACGTCGACTTCCACGAGCAGATGCCGACCGTCTTCCCGGCCCGCGGCGACATGCTGCGAGCGGCGTTCGCCGGCCAGATCGAGAAGCGCGAGAGCATCGCGGCGTACAACTCGGCACTGCAGACCGGGGTCTTCCTGCTCGCGGTGCGCGCAGCGGGGCTGGCGGCCGGTCCCATGGCGGGCTTCGACAAGGCCGGCGTGGACGAGGAGTTCTTCGCCGATACCAGCTGGCGTTCGCATCTGGTGGTCAACATCGGCCACCCCGGTGACGACCCGTGGTTCCCGCGGTTGCCCCGCGTGCCCGTCGAGGACGCCGTCGCCTATGCGTGA
- the kdpC gene encoding potassium-transporting ATPase subunit KdpC has protein sequence MNNSVSNTARLVWAGLRMLLVLTVVTGIVYPLVVTGVAQAVFPDKANGSIVKVDGKGVGSELIGQNWNLPKKNPDDENEVARPDPKWFQPRPSNSGYDPLATGSSQLGASDPTLTKTVADTKRAVAAFNGVPESEVPKDAVTGSSSAIDPHISPEYAQIQVKRVAKANGLDDEQVEKLVEDHTEGRTAGFLGEPHVNVLMLNLALKELTKG, from the coding sequence ATGAACAACTCCGTATCCAACACCGCCCGCCTGGTGTGGGCAGGGCTGCGCATGCTGCTCGTCCTCACCGTCGTCACCGGAATCGTGTACCCGCTCGTGGTCACGGGCGTCGCGCAGGCCGTCTTCCCCGACAAGGCCAACGGCTCGATCGTCAAGGTCGACGGCAAGGGGGTCGGCTCCGAGCTCATCGGGCAGAACTGGAACCTGCCGAAGAAGAACCCGGACGACGAGAACGAGGTCGCCCGGCCGGACCCCAAGTGGTTCCAGCCGCGTCCCTCCAACAGCGGCTACGACCCGCTGGCCACCGGCTCCAGCCAGCTCGGCGCCAGTGATCCGACCCTGACGAAGACGGTCGCGGACACCAAGAGGGCAGTCGCCGCCTTCAACGGGGTGCCCGAGTCCGAGGTCCCCAAGGACGCGGTCACCGGCTCCTCCTCCGCGATCGACCCGCACATCTCCCCGGAGTACGCGCAGATCCAGGTCAAGCGTGTGGCCAAGGCCAACGGCCTTGACGACGAGCAGGTCGAGAAGCTGGTCGAGGACCACACCGAGGGCCGGACGGCCGGCTTCCTCGGCGAGCCGCACGTCAACGTGCTCATGCTCAACCTGGCACTCAAGGAACTGACCAAGGGCTGA
- a CDS encoding SsgA family sporulation/cell division regulator, whose translation MKSIGTVIRGLPVQLVVSQEMSLSMCMRLRYESSDPYAVRVAFTADDSDEAVEWIIGRDLLIDGLEGPVGEGDVRIWPAGERDRGAVYIVLKPPDGAALLEATAQDIRGFLHETEALVPRGSESDHIDSDALLRHLFAEGSPGR comes from the coding sequence ATGAAGTCAATCGGAACCGTGATACGGGGTCTACCTGTACAGCTTGTCGTCTCGCAGGAGATGTCCCTGTCCATGTGCATGAGGCTGCGGTACGAGTCCAGTGATCCTTATGCCGTTCGTGTCGCGTTCACCGCGGACGATAGCGACGAGGCAGTGGAATGGATCATCGGACGCGATCTGCTGATCGACGGCCTGGAAGGCCCCGTCGGTGAGGGAGACGTTCGGATATGGCCGGCCGGCGAGCGCGACCGCGGTGCCGTGTACATCGTCCTCAAGCCGCCAGACGGTGCGGCGTTGCTCGAAGCCACGGCACAGGACATCAGGGGGTTCCTGCACGAGACGGAGGCACTCGTGCCCAGAGGATCCGAGTCCGACCACATCGACTCGGACGCGCTGCTGAGGCACCTCTTTGCCGAAGGCTCGCCGGGGCGGTAG
- a CDS encoding acetoacetate--CoA ligase, protein MSTPHPTPYPEPFFTPDPETAARSRIADFARWAARHQGAEGIQDPTDYEALYRWSITDLEGFWAAVWEYFAVDATTPYERVLAEEAMPGARWFPGATLNYAHHALRNLQPDAPAITALDETGSGYEITGQGLRAQVASVAATLRDLGVGQGDRVVGYLPNTPHAVIAFLATASLGAVWSVCGQDYAPKAAADRFAQLEPTVLITADGYLFNGTTHDRRAASRDLAAALPTLKATVLVDHVGLARPEGGHPGLTVPWEDAATRTEHLTLAPVPFDHPLWVVFSSGTTGLPKGIVHGHGGVLLEHLKTLGLHTDLGTGDRLLWYTTTHWMMWNLVVSTLLTGATTCTYDGSPAPLARPGILWELAARHKVTVFGTSPQYLLAMSKLGIEPSVHDLSAIRVIGSTGSALPASAYPWVRDHVGAGVQLASTSGGTDVVSGFAGSAPTTLVWAGELSAPGLGVALAAYDAAGTPVLDQVGELVVTRPMPSMPLYFWNDPDGSRYRAAYFDAYPGVWRHGDWITHTSHGSVIVHGRSDATLNRNGVRLGSADIHDIVERLPEITEALVIGAEEPDGGYWMPLFVVLADGVGLDDSLREKIRDAIRTGASPRHVPDEILGVPALPHTKTGKKLEVPVKRLLQGAPAEQVLNPSAVDNPELISYFARLGTERSRRSTRPT, encoded by the coding sequence ATGAGCACCCCGCACCCCACGCCGTATCCGGAACCCTTCTTCACTCCCGACCCGGAGACGGCCGCCCGCAGCCGCATCGCGGACTTCGCCCGATGGGCGGCCCGGCACCAGGGCGCCGAAGGAATCCAGGACCCCACCGACTACGAGGCCCTGTACCGCTGGTCCATCACCGACCTGGAAGGGTTCTGGGCCGCGGTGTGGGAGTACTTCGCCGTCGATGCGACGACTCCGTACGAGCGGGTACTGGCAGAGGAGGCCATGCCCGGCGCCCGCTGGTTTCCCGGCGCCACCCTCAACTACGCCCACCACGCGCTGCGCAACCTGCAGCCGGACGCTCCCGCGATCACCGCCCTGGACGAGACCGGATCCGGCTACGAGATCACGGGCCAAGGACTGCGCGCCCAGGTCGCCTCCGTTGCGGCCACCCTGCGCGACCTGGGCGTGGGACAGGGCGACCGGGTGGTGGGCTACCTGCCCAACACGCCCCACGCCGTCATCGCCTTCCTCGCCACCGCCAGCCTGGGCGCGGTGTGGTCGGTGTGCGGCCAGGACTACGCACCCAAGGCCGCCGCCGACCGCTTCGCCCAGCTCGAACCCACGGTGCTCATCACCGCGGACGGCTACCTCTTCAACGGCACCACACACGACCGCCGCGCCGCCTCGCGCGACCTCGCCGCCGCCCTGCCGACACTCAAGGCCACGGTGCTCGTGGACCACGTGGGCCTTGCCCGGCCCGAGGGCGGGCACCCGGGGCTGACGGTGCCCTGGGAAGACGCCGCCACCCGCACCGAGCACCTCACCCTCGCCCCGGTGCCGTTCGACCACCCGCTGTGGGTCGTCTTCTCCTCCGGCACCACCGGCCTGCCCAAGGGCATCGTCCACGGGCACGGCGGCGTCCTGCTCGAACACCTCAAGACACTCGGCCTGCACACTGATCTGGGCACCGGGGACCGCCTGCTGTGGTACACCACCACCCACTGGATGATGTGGAACCTGGTCGTCTCGACCCTGCTGACCGGCGCCACCACCTGCACCTACGACGGCAGCCCCGCGCCCCTCGCGCGACCGGGCATCCTGTGGGAGCTGGCGGCCCGCCACAAGGTCACCGTCTTCGGCACCAGTCCGCAGTACCTGCTGGCCATGAGCAAGCTGGGCATCGAACCCTCCGTGCACGACCTGTCGGCCATCCGCGTCATCGGCTCCACCGGCTCCGCGCTGCCCGCTTCCGCCTATCCCTGGGTCCGCGACCACGTGGGCGCCGGCGTCCAGCTGGCCTCCACCAGCGGCGGCACGGACGTCGTCTCCGGCTTCGCCGGCAGCGCCCCGACGACCCTCGTCTGGGCGGGCGAGCTGTCCGCCCCTGGCCTGGGCGTGGCGCTAGCCGCGTACGACGCGGCGGGCACCCCGGTCCTCGACCAGGTCGGCGAGCTGGTCGTCACCCGGCCGATGCCGTCCATGCCGCTGTACTTCTGGAACGACCCCGACGGCAGCCGCTACCGTGCCGCCTACTTCGACGCCTACCCCGGTGTGTGGCGGCACGGCGACTGGATCACCCACACCTCCCACGGCTCGGTGATCGTCCACGGCCGATCCGACGCCACCCTCAACCGCAACGGCGTACGCCTGGGCAGTGCAGACATCCACGACATCGTCGAACGCCTCCCCGAGATCACCGAGGCCCTCGTCATCGGCGCGGAGGAACCCGACGGCGGCTACTGGATGCCGCTCTTCGTCGTCCTCGCCGACGGGGTCGGCCTGGACGACTCCCTGCGCGAGAAGATCCGCGACGCGATCCGCACCGGCGCCTCCCCCCGCCATGTCCCCGACGAGATCCTGGGCGTACCGGCCCTCCCGCACACGAAGACCGGGAAGAAGCTCGAGGTTCCCGTCAAGCGCCTGCTCCAGGGCGCCCCCGCCGAGCAGGTCCTGAACCCCTCGGCGGTCGACAACCCCGAACTGATCTCCTACTTCGCCCGCCTGGGCACCGAGCGGAGCAGGCGATCGACCCGGCCCACATGA
- the kdpB gene encoding potassium-transporting ATPase subunit KdpB, whose protein sequence is MTTNVKKHEDPVSQTSTPTLAPHQDAPTGHKPDGSGRVGAGLFDPRQLVKSFPDAIRKLDPRVMIKSPVMFVVLVGSVVTTVLAIKNPTDWFGWAIAVWLWLTTIFANLAEAVAEGRGKAQADTLRKAKTDTVARRLAKDGRTEERVPGTELRIGDLVVCEAGDIIPGDGDVVEGVASVDESAITGESAPVIRESGGDRSAVTGGTKVLSDRIVIKITTKPGETFIDRMINLVEGAARQKTPNEIALNILLASLTIVFLLAVVTLKPFAIYAGADEQTSMIVLTALLVCLIPTTIGALLSAIGIAGMDRLVQRNVLAMSGRAVEAAGDVSTLLLDKTGTITLGNRQAAAFVPVSGTTQAEVADAAQLSSLADETPEGRSIVVLAKERYGLRERHQGELAQATWVPFTAQTRMSGVDVDGRKVRKGAAGSVITWVKEQGGEVADDADTLANKISEAGGTPLLVAVEDGKGARVLGVIHLKDVVKDGMRERFEELRRMGIKTVMITGDNPLTAKAIAEEAGVDDFLAEATPEDKMALIKREQAGGKLVAMTGDGTNDAPALAQADVGVAMNTGTSAAKEAGNMVDLDSNPTKLIEIVEIGKQLLITRGALTTFSIANDVAKYFAIIPAMFAVAYPGLDKLNIMQLASPESAILSAVVFNALIIVALVPLALKGVRYRPTSADRMLRRNLGIYGLGGLVAPFIGIKIIDLLISLIPGIG, encoded by the coding sequence ATGACCACGAACGTCAAGAAGCACGAGGACCCCGTGTCCCAGACATCCACTCCCACACTCGCTCCCCATCAGGACGCGCCCACCGGGCACAAGCCCGACGGCAGCGGCCGGGTCGGCGCGGGCCTGTTCGACCCCAGGCAGCTGGTCAAGTCCTTCCCGGACGCGATCCGCAAGCTCGACCCCCGGGTGATGATCAAGTCACCCGTGATGTTCGTGGTGCTGGTCGGCTCGGTGGTCACCACCGTGCTGGCGATCAAGAACCCGACGGACTGGTTCGGCTGGGCGATCGCCGTCTGGCTGTGGCTCACCACGATCTTCGCCAACCTGGCCGAGGCCGTGGCCGAGGGCCGCGGCAAGGCGCAGGCCGACACCCTGCGCAAGGCCAAGACCGACACCGTCGCCCGCCGGCTGGCCAAGGACGGCAGGACCGAGGAGCGGGTGCCCGGTACCGAGCTGCGCATCGGCGACCTCGTTGTCTGCGAGGCCGGCGACATCATCCCCGGCGACGGTGACGTCGTCGAGGGCGTCGCCTCGGTGGACGAGTCCGCCATCACCGGTGAGTCCGCCCCGGTCATCCGCGAGTCCGGCGGCGACCGCTCGGCCGTCACCGGCGGTACCAAGGTGCTGTCCGACCGGATCGTCATCAAGATCACGACGAAGCCGGGGGAGACCTTCATCGACCGGATGATCAACCTGGTCGAGGGTGCCGCGCGCCAGAAGACGCCCAACGAGATCGCGCTGAACATCCTGCTTGCCTCGCTGACGATCGTCTTCCTGCTCGCGGTCGTGACGCTGAAGCCGTTCGCGATCTACGCGGGGGCGGACGAGCAGACCTCGATGATCGTGCTGACCGCGCTGCTGGTCTGCCTGATCCCGACCACCATCGGCGCACTGCTGTCCGCGATCGGTATCGCCGGCATGGACCGCCTGGTGCAGCGCAACGTGCTCGCGATGTCGGGCCGCGCGGTCGAGGCCGCCGGTGACGTGTCCACGCTCCTGCTCGACAAGACCGGCACCATCACCCTCGGCAACCGCCAGGCCGCCGCGTTCGTCCCGGTCAGCGGCACCACTCAGGCGGAGGTAGCGGACGCCGCGCAGCTCTCGTCGCTGGCCGACGAGACCCCGGAGGGCCGCTCGATCGTCGTCCTCGCCAAGGAGAGGTACGGGCTGCGCGAGCGTCACCAGGGCGAGCTGGCCCAGGCCACCTGGGTTCCGTTCACCGCCCAGACCCGGATGTCGGGTGTGGACGTCGACGGCAGGAAGGTCCGCAAGGGCGCGGCCGGTTCGGTCATCACCTGGGTCAAGGAGCAGGGCGGCGAGGTCGCGGACGATGCGGACACGCTCGCCAACAAGATCTCGGAGGCGGGCGGTACGCCGCTGCTCGTCGCCGTCGAGGACGGCAAGGGCGCCCGTGTGCTGGGTGTCATCCACCTCAAGGACGTCGTCAAGGACGGCATGCGGGAGCGGTTCGAAGAGCTGCGCCGCATGGGCATCAAGACCGTCATGATCACGGGTGACAACCCGCTGACCGCCAAGGCGATCGCCGAGGAGGCGGGCGTCGACGACTTCCTCGCGGAGGCCACTCCCGAGGACAAGATGGCGCTCATCAAGCGCGAGCAGGCCGGCGGCAAGCTCGTCGCGATGACGGGCGACGGCACCAACGACGCCCCGGCCCTCGCCCAGGCGGACGTCGGTGTCGCGATGAACACCGGTACCTCGGCCGCCAAGGAGGCCGGGAACATGGTGGACCTCGACTCCAACCCGACCAAGCTCATCGAGATCGTCGAGATCGGCAAGCAACTCCTCATCACCCGGGGCGCGCTGACGACCTTCTCGATCGCCAACGACGTGGCGAAGTACTTCGCGATCATCCCCGCGATGTTCGCGGTCGCCTACCCGGGCCTGGACAAGCTCAACATCATGCAGCTCGCCTCGCCCGAGTCCGCGATCCTCTCCGCGGTCGTCTTCAACGCGCTGATCATCGTCGCCCTCGTGCCGCTCGCCCTCAAGGGCGTGCGCTACCGGCCGACCAGCGCCGACAGGATGCTCCGCCGCAACCTCGGGATCTACGGACTCGGCGGCCTGGTCGCCCCGTTCATCGGCATCAAGATCATCGACCTGCTCATCTCCCTCATCCCTGGCATCGGGTGA
- the kdpA gene encoding potassium-transporting ATPase subunit KdpA translates to MSPVLADVLQVTALIVALALVHRPLGDYMARVYSSEKHLRVEKWIYRAVGANPNAEMRWPAYLRAVLAFSAVGVLFLYVLQRVQDKLPLSLGFAPITADQAFNTATSFVSNTNWQSYSGEAAMSHVTQTAGLAVQNFVSAAVGIAVAVALVRGFARSRTGELGNFWADLVRGLVRILIPISVIAAVLLIAAGAIQNFGEIHQLTTVTGETLSISPGAVASQEAIKDLGTNGGGYFNANSAHPFENPNGFSNLLTIFLLLVIPFSLPRTFGKMVGSVKQGYAIVAAMGLIWFAGVVLVTWIEYAHPGTASQIAGGAMEGKEQRFGEGASSLFAVSTTMTSTGSVNSFHDSFSGLSGGVLLLGMMLGEIAPGGVGSGLYGMLIMAIIAVFIAGLMVGRTPEYLGKKIGTREIKLAALYILVTPALVLIGTAVAMATGNGESSMTNVGAHGFSEVLYAYTSASNNNGSAFAGFAANTPFHNTALGLCMLLGRFLPMVFVLALAGSLAEQKPIPATAGTLRTEKPLFTGLLVGAILIITGLTFFPALALGPLAEGLAS, encoded by the coding sequence ATGAGCCCCGTTCTTGCTGACGTGCTCCAGGTAACGGCGCTGATCGTGGCGCTCGCTCTGGTGCACCGCCCGCTCGGCGACTACATGGCCCGCGTCTACTCCTCCGAGAAGCACCTGCGGGTGGAGAAGTGGATCTACCGCGCGGTCGGCGCCAACCCGAACGCGGAGATGCGCTGGCCCGCCTATCTGCGCGCGGTCCTGGCCTTCTCCGCGGTGGGTGTGCTCTTCCTGTACGTGCTCCAGCGCGTCCAGGACAAGCTGCCGCTGTCGCTCGGCTTCGCGCCGATCACCGCGGACCAGGCGTTCAACACCGCCACGTCCTTCGTCTCCAACACCAACTGGCAGTCGTACTCGGGTGAAGCGGCGATGAGCCACGTCACCCAGACCGCCGGACTGGCCGTCCAGAACTTCGTCTCCGCCGCAGTCGGCATCGCCGTCGCGGTGGCGCTCGTGCGCGGCTTCGCCCGCTCCCGCACCGGTGAGCTGGGCAACTTCTGGGCCGACCTCGTCCGCGGCCTTGTGCGCATCCTGATACCGATCTCGGTGATCGCCGCGGTCCTGCTGATCGCGGCCGGCGCCATCCAGAACTTCGGCGAGATCCACCAGCTCACCACGGTCACCGGGGAGACCCTGTCGATCAGCCCTGGTGCGGTCGCCTCCCAGGAGGCGATCAAGGACCTGGGCACCAACGGAGGCGGCTACTTCAACGCCAACTCCGCCCACCCGTTCGAGAACCCCAACGGCTTCTCGAACCTGCTGACGATCTTCCTGCTGCTGGTGATCCCGTTCTCGCTGCCGCGGACCTTCGGCAAGATGGTCGGCAGCGTCAAGCAGGGCTACGCGATCGTCGCCGCGATGGGCCTGATCTGGTTCGCCGGCGTGGTCCTGGTCACCTGGATCGAGTACGCCCACCCGGGCACCGCCTCGCAGATCGCGGGCGGCGCGATGGAGGGCAAGGAGCAGCGCTTCGGTGAGGGAGCGTCCTCGCTGTTCGCGGTCTCCACGACCATGACATCCACCGGTTCGGTCAACTCCTTCCACGACTCCTTCAGCGGGCTCTCCGGTGGTGTGCTGCTGCTGGGCATGATGCTGGGCGAGATCGCACCCGGCGGTGTGGGCTCCGGCCTCTACGGCATGCTGATCATGGCGATCATCGCGGTGTTCATCGCGGGCCTGATGGTCGGCCGTACGCCGGAGTACCTGGGCAAGAAGATCGGCACCCGCGAGATCAAGCTGGCGGCGCTCTACATCCTGGTCACCCCGGCGCTCGTGCTGATCGGCACCGCGGTCGCGATGGCGACCGGAAACGGTGAGTCGTCGATGACCAACGTCGGCGCGCACGGCTTCTCCGAGGTCCTGTACGCCTACACCTCCGCGTCGAACAACAACGGCTCCGCGTTCGCCGGCTTCGCCGCCAACACGCCGTTCCACAACACCGCGCTGGGCCTGTGCATGCTGCTGGGCCGGTTCCTTCCGATGGTGTTCGTGCTGGCGCTCGCGGGCTCGCTCGCCGAGCAGAAGCCGATTCCCGCCACCGCCGGCACCCTGCGCACCGAGAAGCCGCTGTTCACCGGTCTTCTCGTCGGCGCGATCCTGATCATCACCGGTCTGACCTTCTTCCCGGCCCTGGCACTGGGTCCGCTCGCCGAAGGGCTGGCGTCATGA